In the genome of Epinephelus lanceolatus isolate andai-2023 chromosome 18, ASM4190304v1, whole genome shotgun sequence, one region contains:
- the tmem100a gene encoding transmembrane protein 100, whose protein sequence is MPEEANEDAMRTPATPEKANNNEHPVATTVNIPLVNEVQLTAATGGAELSCYRCTVPFGVVVLIAGIVVTAVAYSFNSHGSTISYFGLVLLSAGLVLLASSVVCWKMRLERKKERRRESQTALVANQRSIFT, encoded by the coding sequence ATGCCAGAAGAAGCTAATGAGGACGCCATGAGAACGCCAGCCACTCCAGAGAAGGCTAACAACAACGAGCACCCTGTAGCTACCACGGTTAACATCCCCCTGGTCAATGAAGTCCAGCTGACTGCAGCCACTGGCGGGGCGGAGCTTTCCTGCTATCGCTGCACTGTCCCGTTTGGTGTGGTGGTCCTCATCGCTGGCATCGTGGTTACTGCCGTCGCTTACAGCTTCAACTCCCATGGATCCACCATCTCCTACTTCGGCTTGGTGCTCCTCTCGGCCGGACTGGTGCTGTTAGCATCCAGTGTGGTCTGCTGGAAGATGAGActggagaggaagaaggagaggcGACGGGAGAGCCAAACCGCCCTGGTGGCAAACCAGAGGAGTATTTTTACTTGA